The Saccharopolyspora gloriosae genome has a segment encoding these proteins:
- a CDS encoding GntR family transcriptional regulator yields MNEPGSSPMMTKSELAYASVRDKILSGEFPPGSVLNQATLARTIGISTTPLREALRRLKAERLVELDAHRDARVTELNSEEARDLLEIRRSLDPLAVSLAAQRRTKADIAEIRAAATGLHSLPTDPEQRQLLHHRRFHGAIYRASHNDLLIETLDGLWDKADRYRRLALEIDRGPEARANKDEEHRMLVECVVAGEADAAADLMREHIETSLGAQAARRLINAER; encoded by the coding sequence ATGAACGAACCAGGGTCGTCACCGATGATGACCAAGAGCGAACTGGCGTACGCCAGCGTCCGCGACAAGATCCTGTCGGGCGAGTTCCCGCCGGGTTCGGTGCTCAACCAGGCCACGCTGGCGCGCACCATCGGCATCAGCACCACACCGCTGCGCGAGGCGCTGCGCAGGCTCAAGGCCGAGCGACTGGTCGAATTGGACGCGCACCGCGACGCGCGGGTCACCGAGCTCAATTCCGAAGAGGCCCGCGATCTGCTCGAAATCCGGCGTTCGCTGGATCCGCTGGCCGTGTCGCTGGCCGCGCAACGACGAACGAAGGCCGACATCGCGGAGATCCGTGCGGCCGCCACCGGTCTGCACTCGTTGCCCACCGATCCCGAGCAGCGGCAACTGCTGCACCACCGGCGCTTCCACGGCGCGATCTACCGCGCCTCGCACAACGATCTGCTCATCGAGACGCTCGACGGCTTGTGGGACAAGGCCGATCGGTACCGCAGGCTGGCGCTGGAGATCGATCGCGGTCCCGAGGCCCGGGCGAACAAGGACGAGGAACACCGAATGCTGGTCGAATGCGTGGTCGCGGGCGAGGCCGACGCCGCAGCCGACCTGATGCGCGAACACATCGAAACCAGCCTCGGCGCCCAAGCCGCCCGCCGCCTGATCAACGCGGAACGCTAA
- a CDS encoding isocitrate/isopropylmalate dehydrogenase family protein: protein MTARPIPTYRLGLLEGDGIGAEIVPAATRVVDAALAAAEAPGVEWLPLPLGRSAIDEHGSPIPESTLETLTGLDAWLLGPHDSAAYPEPHRSRLNPSGTIRTRFALYANIRPAKAFEGAKAMVPGTDLVIVRENTEGFYADRNTHAGTGEFMPTPDIAIAHGIITRPAVERIAHTAFQLAQGRRKRLTIVHKANVLRMTTGLFRDVCREIAEQYPDVAVDDHHIDAMTVHLLRRAPDFDVLVTENMFGDILSDLTGELAGSLGIAPSINASDQQCMAQAAHGSAPDIAGRDIANPIAMMLSSSMLLEWLGNRNDDVNLRRAAALLESGIARTVAAGTCTSDMGGSTGTAAFAEAVADAIRDGDSA, encoded by the coding sequence ATGACCGCACGGCCCATCCCCACGTACCGACTCGGCCTGCTGGAAGGAGACGGGATCGGCGCCGAGATCGTGCCCGCGGCGACCCGCGTCGTCGACGCGGCCCTGGCGGCCGCCGAAGCCCCGGGCGTCGAATGGCTCCCCTTGCCGCTCGGCCGATCCGCGATCGACGAGCACGGCTCGCCGATCCCGGAGTCGACGCTGGAGACGCTGACCGGGCTGGACGCGTGGCTGCTGGGGCCGCACGACAGCGCCGCCTACCCCGAACCGCATCGCTCGCGGCTCAACCCCAGCGGCACCATCCGCACCCGCTTCGCCCTCTACGCCAACATCCGCCCGGCGAAGGCGTTCGAGGGCGCGAAGGCGATGGTGCCCGGCACCGACCTGGTCATCGTCCGGGAGAACACCGAAGGCTTCTACGCCGACCGCAACACCCACGCCGGCACCGGCGAGTTCATGCCGACCCCCGACATCGCCATCGCCCACGGCATCATCACCCGGCCCGCGGTCGAGCGGATCGCCCACACCGCCTTCCAGCTGGCCCAGGGTCGGCGCAAGCGTCTCACGATCGTGCACAAGGCGAACGTGCTGCGGATGACCACCGGACTGTTCCGCGACGTGTGCCGCGAGATCGCCGAGCAGTACCCCGACGTCGCGGTCGACGATCACCACATCGACGCGATGACGGTGCACCTGTTGCGCCGCGCCCCCGACTTCGACGTGCTGGTCACCGAGAACATGTTCGGCGACATCCTCTCCGACCTCACCGGCGAGCTCGCCGGGTCGCTCGGCATCGCCCCTTCGATCAACGCCTCCGACCAGCAGTGCATGGCGCAGGCCGCGCACGGCTCGGCGCCCGACATCGCGGGCCGGGACATCGCCAACCCCATCGCGATGATGCTCTCCAGCTCGATGCTGCTGGAGTGGCTGGGAAACCGGAACGACGACGTGAACCTGCGCCGTGCGGCCGCGCTGCTGGAATCCGGCATCGCCCGCACCGTCGCCGCCGGAACCTGCACCTCGGACATGGGCGGCTCGACCGGTACCGCCGCGTTCGCCGAAGCGGTCGCCGACGCGATCCGCGATGGGGATTCGGCGTGA